The following are encoded in a window of Vespula pensylvanica isolate Volc-1 chromosome 2, ASM1446617v1, whole genome shotgun sequence genomic DNA:
- the LOC122637827 gene encoding sorting nexin-13-like isoform X4 — protein MQYVRKYTKSNLLESSKMNIRLYGVVGAIIIFLIAILGIGLIIKLFVSLLVLIIGTMVCINRISTLSDNNALISEREDINKKTYQFRQYIFNLSKEKITFTLDRRITGSRIIDESLQEILDFIIRDYVQSWYSSITDDKEFLYSVRNNAQKIAINIANRVKAVNWIPYLTTRLVDDAASHMRLYRQAQVRIKELRTQKLYKGSASSSTSGGTPKRMPTHRRNKSETDISWYTQSKFYVPNLSSLIEPIELGDQNEKESLEKIFFDLEVQMENNLICRDVVCTNKAQERELLCEISEGLLHLILPKEDYDCLTVRYFLKELLANAIIRPLLNLFSDPDYINQAFIWLCNKESGLPSDIFLTVIRITDNLEELVATKNIISKEIAHLCSKDLTGDDDLSAKQRLNSLLYFVTILETRIVGMQEGLESEGDGIGTQPDWNRLIVPGQKLVNLPLDELLKNNIALSYFIDYMTSINAEAYLYFYLNIYGWRVSAEQQIADIHLQKIQTGPSTSSIVNTKRKNVDLENLKEAALKIYQQYLSDKASSKLQLDDLLVKSLIIKIKTETVKEVWFDDLLVCCYEKLQNEDRFLPSFKKSLAYVKLLAELDLLKDPISEDDTKSLKSINLTSVNDELNTLQNLTESCSNSEANITTRKESKLKSNSSLNLIDTVESSESKSCSDIEKKSLNNTKDTKNIQKLSSIDLDEINEGKDVAFYLDSNIDQCITLDEQNCDLSVIKKLQEGRFEITAKIIETGIVNDRGKTYGIYAVAVTKCYDSGYQEKWHIYRRYSDFYDLYQKIKEKYYDLAKIPFPAKKAFHNMERTVLEKRMLMLNAWLHQLTKPTVVDGHMGLQNLLLAFLEQGDYDKGVTGGQISRTLDNLMNPLKTSMKSVTQAVKTMPDNMLSTVDGVMDNISKFFGNPKKSTVFYEHAKVGASLDVETSDNIPLRIMLLLMDEIFDLKVRNQWLRRRIITLLRQIIRTMFGDIVNRRIIEYVSLMTSPTKVAGYLRFINFQE, from the exons ATGcaatatgtacgtaaatacaCAAAGAGCAATTTATTGGAGTCTTCGAAG ATGAATATTCGGCTGTATGGAGTAGTTGGAGCcatcataatatttttgattgcCATTCTTGGCATAGGCTTGATCATaaaactttttgtttctttgcttGTTTTAATCATAGG AACAATGGTCTGTATAAATAGAATATCTACTCTCAGCGATAATAATGCTCTAATATCAGAGCGGGAggatataaacaaaaagactTATCAATTTCGGCAG tatatttttaatttatccaaGGAAAAGATTACTTTTACATTAGATAGAAGAATTACTGGTAGCCGTATTATCGATGAATCTCTGCAA gaaATTTTAGACTTTATCATCAGGGATTATGTGCAAAGTTGGTACAGCTCTATTACAGACGATAAAGAATTTCTCTATTCAGTTCGCAATAATGCTCAAAAAATTGCCATCAATATAGCAAATCG gGTAAAAGCTGTTAACTGGATACCATATTTAACTACACGTCTTGTTGATGATGCTGCATCACACATGAGATTGTATCGTCAAGCCCaagtaagaataaaagaacTTAGAAcgcaaaaattatataagggCAGTGCTAGTTCTAGTACTTCAGGTGGAACACCAAAAAGAATGCCCACGCATAGACGGAATAAAAGTGAAACTGATATATCTTGGTATACTCAGTCAAAATTTTATGTTCCTAATTTATCATCTCTCATTGAACCTATTGAACTTGGAGACCAGAATGAGAAGGaatctttagaaaaaatattctttgatcTTGAAGTgcaaatggaaaataatttgatatgtAGAGATGTTGTATGCACAAACAAAGCTCAAGAACGAGAATTATTATGTGAAATATCAGAAGGTCTCTTACATTTAATATTGCCAAAGGAAGATTATGATTGTTTAACtgttagatattttttgaaagaattattagCAAATGCCATAATTAGACCATTACTGAATCTATTCTCTGATCCTGATTATATTAATCAGGCATTTATATGGCTG tGTAATAAAGAAAGTGGATTGCCAAGTGATATCTTTTTGACAGTAATTAGAATAACTGATAATTTGGAAGAACTAGTggcaacaaaaaatattatttctaaggAAATAGCACATCTATGTTCAAAAGATTTAACTGGGGATGATGATTTATCAGCAAAGCAACGATTAAATAGTTTACTTTACTTTGTAACAATTTTGGAGACAAGAATTGTTGGAATGCAAGAGGGTTTAGAATCAGAGGGAGATGGAATTGGTACTCAACCAGACTGGAATAGATTAATTGTTCCTGGGCAAAAATTAGTTAATTTGCCTTTAGATGAATTGTTGAAGAACAATATTGCACTtagttattttattgattatatgaCTTCTATAAATGCCGAGGCATATCtgtacttttatttaaatatatacggtTGGAGAGTATCAGCAGAGCAACAAATAGCAGATattcatttacaaaaaatacagACTGGTCCTTCAACCTCGAGTATCGTTAATACTAAACGTAAAAATGTAGATctagaaaatttaaaagaggctgctttaaaaatttatcaacaGTATTTGAGTGATAAAGCATCATCAAAGTTGCAGTTAGATGATTTATTAgtaaaaagtttaataataaaaataaaaactgaaACTGTTAAGGAAGTATGGTTTGATGATCTCTTAGTTTGTTGCTACGAAAAGTTACAAAATGAGGATAGATTTTTACCtagttttaaaaaatcacTTGCATATGTTAAACTTCTTGCTGAACTAGATTTGTTGAAAGATCCAATCTCTGAGGATGATacaaaatctttaaaaagtataaatttaacTAGTGTTAATGATGAATTAAATACTTTGCAAAATTTAACAGAAAGTTGTAGTAACAGTGAAGCAAATATaacaacaagaaaagaaagcaaactAAAATCAAATTCTTCATTAAATTTGATAGATACTGTTGAGTCAAGTGAATCTAAATCATGCagtgatattgaaaaaaaatctttaaataatacaaaagatacgaaaaatattcaaaagctATCAAGTATAGATTTGGATGAAATTAATGAAGGAAAAGATGTAGCTTTTTATTTAGATTCAAACATAGATCAATGTATCACATTAGATGAACAAAATTGTGACTTAAGTGTAATTAAAAAGCTCCAAGAAGGTCGTTTTGAAATTACTGCAAAGATAATTGAAACTGGTATAGTTAATGATCGTGGCAAAACGTACGGTATATATGCTGTGGCTGTTACCAAATGTTATGATTCAGGTTATCAAGAAAAATGGCACATTTATAGAAGATATTCTGATTTCTATGATttgtatcaaaaaataaaagaaaaatattatgactTGGCCAAAATTCCATTTCCTGCTAAGAAAGCCTTTCATAATATGGAGAGGACTGtattggaaaaaagaatgctAATGTTGAATGCTTGGTTACATCAACTAACAAAACCAACAGTTGTTGATGGCCACATGGGTTTACAAAATCTCTTATTAGCATTTTTGGAACAAGGAGATTATGATAAAGGAGTTACTGGAGGTCAAATCTCACGAACG ttagataatttaatgaatCCTCTAAAAACATCCATGAAGAGCGTAACGCAAGCTGTAAAGACTATGCCAGATAATATGTTGAGTACAGTAGATGGTGTTATGGataatataagtaaattttttggCAATCCAAAAAAAAGTACTGTTTTTTATGAGCATGCTAAAGTTGGTGCTAGCCTGGATGTAGAa ACTAGTGATAATATTCCATTAAGGATAATGTTACTACTAATGGatgaaattttcgatttaaaagtAAGAAATCAGTGGTTAAGACGAAgaattattacgttattaaGACAAATTATTCGTACGATGTTTGGTGATATTGTGAATAgaagaataatagaatatgTTTCATTAATGACTAGTCCCACAAAAGTTGCAGGATATTTACGATTCATTAA TTTTCAGGAATAG
- the LOC122637827 gene encoding sorting nexin-13-like isoform X1: MQYVRKYTKSNLLESSKMNIRLYGVVGAIIIFLIAILGIGLIIKLFVSLLVLIIGTMVCINRISTLSDNNALISEREDINKKTYQFRQYIFNLSKEKITFTLDRRITGSRIIDESLQEILDFIIRDYVQSWYSSITDDKEFLYSVRNNAQKIAINIANRVKAVNWIPYLTTRLVDDAASHMRLYRQAQVRIKELRTQKLYKGSASSSTSGGTPKRMPTHRRNKSETDISWYTQSKFYVPNLSSLIEPIELGDQNEKESLEKIFFDLEVQMENNLICRDVVCTNKAQERELLCEISEGLLHLILPKEDYDCLTVRYFLKELLANAIIRPLLNLFSDPDYINQAFIWLCNKESGLPSDIFLTVIRITDNLEELVATKNIISKEIAHLCSKDLTGDDDLSAKQRLNSLLYFVTILETRIVGMQEGLESEGDGIGTQPDWNRLIVPGQKLVNLPLDELLKNNIALSYFIDYMTSINAEAYLYFYLNIYGWRVSAEQQIADIHLQKIQTGPSTSSIVNTKRKNVDLENLKEAALKIYQQYLSDKASSKLQLDDLLVKSLIIKIKTETVKEVWFDDLLVCCYEKLQNEDRFLPSFKKSLAYVKLLAELDLLKDPISEDDTKSLKSINLTSVNDELNTLQNLTESCSNSEANITTRKESKLKSNSSLNLIDTVESSESKSCSDIEKKSLNNTKDTKNIQKLSSIDLDEINEGKDVAFYLDSNIDQCITLDEQNCDLSVIKKLQEGRFEITAKIIETGIVNDRGKTYGIYAVAVTKCYDSGYQEKWHIYRRYSDFYDLYQKIKEKYYDLAKIPFPAKKAFHNMERTVLEKRMLMLNAWLHQLTKPTVVDGHMGLQNLLLAFLEQGDYDKGVTGGQISRTLDNLMNPLKTSMKSVTQAVKTMPDNMLSTVDGVMDNISKFFGNPKKSTVFYEHAKVGASLDVETSDNIPLRIMLLLMDEIFDLKVRNQWLRRRIITLLRQIIRTMFGDIVNRRIIEYVSLMTSPTKVAGYLRFIKNSLWPNGIKAESKLTRDSETKNRTRVVAKVALLSCFSDDLKHIIGSETTRHGLLRVFELFQQPVLNRRLLYVLLEGILETLFPKNNIGDIFKKVYSTSSRLKDKIKT, from the exons ATGcaatatgtacgtaaatacaCAAAGAGCAATTTATTGGAGTCTTCGAAG ATGAATATTCGGCTGTATGGAGTAGTTGGAGCcatcataatatttttgattgcCATTCTTGGCATAGGCTTGATCATaaaactttttgtttctttgcttGTTTTAATCATAGG AACAATGGTCTGTATAAATAGAATATCTACTCTCAGCGATAATAATGCTCTAATATCAGAGCGGGAggatataaacaaaaagactTATCAATTTCGGCAG tatatttttaatttatccaaGGAAAAGATTACTTTTACATTAGATAGAAGAATTACTGGTAGCCGTATTATCGATGAATCTCTGCAA gaaATTTTAGACTTTATCATCAGGGATTATGTGCAAAGTTGGTACAGCTCTATTACAGACGATAAAGAATTTCTCTATTCAGTTCGCAATAATGCTCAAAAAATTGCCATCAATATAGCAAATCG gGTAAAAGCTGTTAACTGGATACCATATTTAACTACACGTCTTGTTGATGATGCTGCATCACACATGAGATTGTATCGTCAAGCCCaagtaagaataaaagaacTTAGAAcgcaaaaattatataagggCAGTGCTAGTTCTAGTACTTCAGGTGGAACACCAAAAAGAATGCCCACGCATAGACGGAATAAAAGTGAAACTGATATATCTTGGTATACTCAGTCAAAATTTTATGTTCCTAATTTATCATCTCTCATTGAACCTATTGAACTTGGAGACCAGAATGAGAAGGaatctttagaaaaaatattctttgatcTTGAAGTgcaaatggaaaataatttgatatgtAGAGATGTTGTATGCACAAACAAAGCTCAAGAACGAGAATTATTATGTGAAATATCAGAAGGTCTCTTACATTTAATATTGCCAAAGGAAGATTATGATTGTTTAACtgttagatattttttgaaagaattattagCAAATGCCATAATTAGACCATTACTGAATCTATTCTCTGATCCTGATTATATTAATCAGGCATTTATATGGCTG tGTAATAAAGAAAGTGGATTGCCAAGTGATATCTTTTTGACAGTAATTAGAATAACTGATAATTTGGAAGAACTAGTggcaacaaaaaatattatttctaaggAAATAGCACATCTATGTTCAAAAGATTTAACTGGGGATGATGATTTATCAGCAAAGCAACGATTAAATAGTTTACTTTACTTTGTAACAATTTTGGAGACAAGAATTGTTGGAATGCAAGAGGGTTTAGAATCAGAGGGAGATGGAATTGGTACTCAACCAGACTGGAATAGATTAATTGTTCCTGGGCAAAAATTAGTTAATTTGCCTTTAGATGAATTGTTGAAGAACAATATTGCACTtagttattttattgattatatgaCTTCTATAAATGCCGAGGCATATCtgtacttttatttaaatatatacggtTGGAGAGTATCAGCAGAGCAACAAATAGCAGATattcatttacaaaaaatacagACTGGTCCTTCAACCTCGAGTATCGTTAATACTAAACGTAAAAATGTAGATctagaaaatttaaaagaggctgctttaaaaatttatcaacaGTATTTGAGTGATAAAGCATCATCAAAGTTGCAGTTAGATGATTTATTAgtaaaaagtttaataataaaaataaaaactgaaACTGTTAAGGAAGTATGGTTTGATGATCTCTTAGTTTGTTGCTACGAAAAGTTACAAAATGAGGATAGATTTTTACCtagttttaaaaaatcacTTGCATATGTTAAACTTCTTGCTGAACTAGATTTGTTGAAAGATCCAATCTCTGAGGATGATacaaaatctttaaaaagtataaatttaacTAGTGTTAATGATGAATTAAATACTTTGCAAAATTTAACAGAAAGTTGTAGTAACAGTGAAGCAAATATaacaacaagaaaagaaagcaaactAAAATCAAATTCTTCATTAAATTTGATAGATACTGTTGAGTCAAGTGAATCTAAATCATGCagtgatattgaaaaaaaatctttaaataatacaaaagatacgaaaaatattcaaaagctATCAAGTATAGATTTGGATGAAATTAATGAAGGAAAAGATGTAGCTTTTTATTTAGATTCAAACATAGATCAATGTATCACATTAGATGAACAAAATTGTGACTTAAGTGTAATTAAAAAGCTCCAAGAAGGTCGTTTTGAAATTACTGCAAAGATAATTGAAACTGGTATAGTTAATGATCGTGGCAAAACGTACGGTATATATGCTGTGGCTGTTACCAAATGTTATGATTCAGGTTATCAAGAAAAATGGCACATTTATAGAAGATATTCTGATTTCTATGATttgtatcaaaaaataaaagaaaaatattatgactTGGCCAAAATTCCATTTCCTGCTAAGAAAGCCTTTCATAATATGGAGAGGACTGtattggaaaaaagaatgctAATGTTGAATGCTTGGTTACATCAACTAACAAAACCAACAGTTGTTGATGGCCACATGGGTTTACAAAATCTCTTATTAGCATTTTTGGAACAAGGAGATTATGATAAAGGAGTTACTGGAGGTCAAATCTCACGAACG ttagataatttaatgaatCCTCTAAAAACATCCATGAAGAGCGTAACGCAAGCTGTAAAGACTATGCCAGATAATATGTTGAGTACAGTAGATGGTGTTATGGataatataagtaaattttttggCAATCCAAAAAAAAGTACTGTTTTTTATGAGCATGCTAAAGTTGGTGCTAGCCTGGATGTAGAa ACTAGTGATAATATTCCATTAAGGATAATGTTACTACTAATGGatgaaattttcgatttaaaagtAAGAAATCAGTGGTTAAGACGAAgaattattacgttattaaGACAAATTATTCGTACGATGTTTGGTGATATTGTGAATAgaagaataatagaatatgTTTCATTAATGACTAGTCCCACAAAAGTTGCAGGATATTTACGATTCATTAA GAATAGTTTATGGCCCAATGGTATTAAAGCTGAAAGTAAACTTACTCGAGAttcagaaacaaaaaatagaactCGAGTAGTAGCCAAAGTAGCATTGCTCTCTTGTTTTTCAGATGATTTGAAGCATATCATAGGTAGTGAAACAACAAGACATGGACTCCTAAGGgtgtttgaattatttcaacaaCCTGTATTAAATAGaagattattatatgtattacttGAAGGGATTTTAGAAACTTTATTTCCAAAAAACAACATAGgagatatatttaagaaagttTACTCTACGTCTTCTcgtttgaaagataaaattaaaacgtaa
- the LOC122637827 gene encoding sorting nexin-13-like isoform X2 has translation MFKMNIRLYGVVGAIIIFLIAILGIGLIIKLFVSLLVLIIGTMVCINRISTLSDNNALISEREDINKKTYQFRQYIFNLSKEKITFTLDRRITGSRIIDESLQEILDFIIRDYVQSWYSSITDDKEFLYSVRNNAQKIAINIANRVKAVNWIPYLTTRLVDDAASHMRLYRQAQVRIKELRTQKLYKGSASSSTSGGTPKRMPTHRRNKSETDISWYTQSKFYVPNLSSLIEPIELGDQNEKESLEKIFFDLEVQMENNLICRDVVCTNKAQERELLCEISEGLLHLILPKEDYDCLTVRYFLKELLANAIIRPLLNLFSDPDYINQAFIWLCNKESGLPSDIFLTVIRITDNLEELVATKNIISKEIAHLCSKDLTGDDDLSAKQRLNSLLYFVTILETRIVGMQEGLESEGDGIGTQPDWNRLIVPGQKLVNLPLDELLKNNIALSYFIDYMTSINAEAYLYFYLNIYGWRVSAEQQIADIHLQKIQTGPSTSSIVNTKRKNVDLENLKEAALKIYQQYLSDKASSKLQLDDLLVKSLIIKIKTETVKEVWFDDLLVCCYEKLQNEDRFLPSFKKSLAYVKLLAELDLLKDPISEDDTKSLKSINLTSVNDELNTLQNLTESCSNSEANITTRKESKLKSNSSLNLIDTVESSESKSCSDIEKKSLNNTKDTKNIQKLSSIDLDEINEGKDVAFYLDSNIDQCITLDEQNCDLSVIKKLQEGRFEITAKIIETGIVNDRGKTYGIYAVAVTKCYDSGYQEKWHIYRRYSDFYDLYQKIKEKYYDLAKIPFPAKKAFHNMERTVLEKRMLMLNAWLHQLTKPTVVDGHMGLQNLLLAFLEQGDYDKGVTGGQISRTLDNLMNPLKTSMKSVTQAVKTMPDNMLSTVDGVMDNISKFFGNPKKSTVFYEHAKVGASLDVETSDNIPLRIMLLLMDEIFDLKVRNQWLRRRIITLLRQIIRTMFGDIVNRRIIEYVSLMTSPTKVAGYLRFIKNSLWPNGIKAESKLTRDSETKNRTRVVAKVALLSCFSDDLKHIIGSETTRHGLLRVFELFQQPVLNRRLLYVLLEGILETLFPKNNIGDIFKKVYSTSSRLKDKIKT, from the exons atgtttaaa ATGAATATTCGGCTGTATGGAGTAGTTGGAGCcatcataatatttttgattgcCATTCTTGGCATAGGCTTGATCATaaaactttttgtttctttgcttGTTTTAATCATAGG AACAATGGTCTGTATAAATAGAATATCTACTCTCAGCGATAATAATGCTCTAATATCAGAGCGGGAggatataaacaaaaagactTATCAATTTCGGCAG tatatttttaatttatccaaGGAAAAGATTACTTTTACATTAGATAGAAGAATTACTGGTAGCCGTATTATCGATGAATCTCTGCAA gaaATTTTAGACTTTATCATCAGGGATTATGTGCAAAGTTGGTACAGCTCTATTACAGACGATAAAGAATTTCTCTATTCAGTTCGCAATAATGCTCAAAAAATTGCCATCAATATAGCAAATCG gGTAAAAGCTGTTAACTGGATACCATATTTAACTACACGTCTTGTTGATGATGCTGCATCACACATGAGATTGTATCGTCAAGCCCaagtaagaataaaagaacTTAGAAcgcaaaaattatataagggCAGTGCTAGTTCTAGTACTTCAGGTGGAACACCAAAAAGAATGCCCACGCATAGACGGAATAAAAGTGAAACTGATATATCTTGGTATACTCAGTCAAAATTTTATGTTCCTAATTTATCATCTCTCATTGAACCTATTGAACTTGGAGACCAGAATGAGAAGGaatctttagaaaaaatattctttgatcTTGAAGTgcaaatggaaaataatttgatatgtAGAGATGTTGTATGCACAAACAAAGCTCAAGAACGAGAATTATTATGTGAAATATCAGAAGGTCTCTTACATTTAATATTGCCAAAGGAAGATTATGATTGTTTAACtgttagatattttttgaaagaattattagCAAATGCCATAATTAGACCATTACTGAATCTATTCTCTGATCCTGATTATATTAATCAGGCATTTATATGGCTG tGTAATAAAGAAAGTGGATTGCCAAGTGATATCTTTTTGACAGTAATTAGAATAACTGATAATTTGGAAGAACTAGTggcaacaaaaaatattatttctaaggAAATAGCACATCTATGTTCAAAAGATTTAACTGGGGATGATGATTTATCAGCAAAGCAACGATTAAATAGTTTACTTTACTTTGTAACAATTTTGGAGACAAGAATTGTTGGAATGCAAGAGGGTTTAGAATCAGAGGGAGATGGAATTGGTACTCAACCAGACTGGAATAGATTAATTGTTCCTGGGCAAAAATTAGTTAATTTGCCTTTAGATGAATTGTTGAAGAACAATATTGCACTtagttattttattgattatatgaCTTCTATAAATGCCGAGGCATATCtgtacttttatttaaatatatacggtTGGAGAGTATCAGCAGAGCAACAAATAGCAGATattcatttacaaaaaatacagACTGGTCCTTCAACCTCGAGTATCGTTAATACTAAACGTAAAAATGTAGATctagaaaatttaaaagaggctgctttaaaaatttatcaacaGTATTTGAGTGATAAAGCATCATCAAAGTTGCAGTTAGATGATTTATTAgtaaaaagtttaataataaaaataaaaactgaaACTGTTAAGGAAGTATGGTTTGATGATCTCTTAGTTTGTTGCTACGAAAAGTTACAAAATGAGGATAGATTTTTACCtagttttaaaaaatcacTTGCATATGTTAAACTTCTTGCTGAACTAGATTTGTTGAAAGATCCAATCTCTGAGGATGATacaaaatctttaaaaagtataaatttaacTAGTGTTAATGATGAATTAAATACTTTGCAAAATTTAACAGAAAGTTGTAGTAACAGTGAAGCAAATATaacaacaagaaaagaaagcaaactAAAATCAAATTCTTCATTAAATTTGATAGATACTGTTGAGTCAAGTGAATCTAAATCATGCagtgatattgaaaaaaaatctttaaataatacaaaagatacgaaaaatattcaaaagctATCAAGTATAGATTTGGATGAAATTAATGAAGGAAAAGATGTAGCTTTTTATTTAGATTCAAACATAGATCAATGTATCACATTAGATGAACAAAATTGTGACTTAAGTGTAATTAAAAAGCTCCAAGAAGGTCGTTTTGAAATTACTGCAAAGATAATTGAAACTGGTATAGTTAATGATCGTGGCAAAACGTACGGTATATATGCTGTGGCTGTTACCAAATGTTATGATTCAGGTTATCAAGAAAAATGGCACATTTATAGAAGATATTCTGATTTCTATGATttgtatcaaaaaataaaagaaaaatattatgactTGGCCAAAATTCCATTTCCTGCTAAGAAAGCCTTTCATAATATGGAGAGGACTGtattggaaaaaagaatgctAATGTTGAATGCTTGGTTACATCAACTAACAAAACCAACAGTTGTTGATGGCCACATGGGTTTACAAAATCTCTTATTAGCATTTTTGGAACAAGGAGATTATGATAAAGGAGTTACTGGAGGTCAAATCTCACGAACG ttagataatttaatgaatCCTCTAAAAACATCCATGAAGAGCGTAACGCAAGCTGTAAAGACTATGCCAGATAATATGTTGAGTACAGTAGATGGTGTTATGGataatataagtaaattttttggCAATCCAAAAAAAAGTACTGTTTTTTATGAGCATGCTAAAGTTGGTGCTAGCCTGGATGTAGAa ACTAGTGATAATATTCCATTAAGGATAATGTTACTACTAATGGatgaaattttcgatttaaaagtAAGAAATCAGTGGTTAAGACGAAgaattattacgttattaaGACAAATTATTCGTACGATGTTTGGTGATATTGTGAATAgaagaataatagaatatgTTTCATTAATGACTAGTCCCACAAAAGTTGCAGGATATTTACGATTCATTAA GAATAGTTTATGGCCCAATGGTATTAAAGCTGAAAGTAAACTTACTCGAGAttcagaaacaaaaaatagaactCGAGTAGTAGCCAAAGTAGCATTGCTCTCTTGTTTTTCAGATGATTTGAAGCATATCATAGGTAGTGAAACAACAAGACATGGACTCCTAAGGgtgtttgaattatttcaacaaCCTGTATTAAATAGaagattattatatgtattacttGAAGGGATTTTAGAAACTTTATTTCCAAAAAACAACATAGgagatatatttaagaaagttTACTCTACGTCTTCTcgtttgaaagataaaattaaaacgtaa